One genomic region from Dehalobacter restrictus DSM 9455 encodes:
- a CDS encoding ATPase, T2SS/T4P/T4SS family, with translation MRISSAKAVEQKAYDTDSRNQLDKTTSIIQSVLTENHQKLLNDAIYGVGECQKQIRNVIKDIIRHEKLDVPDMSIDEIAWGVYKFIIGYDVIHDLLLDTEITEICVNGPYQITYKKNGIRYFAKDIKFTDLSHLEKITERILLTCHSEANEGSPMVDNAWLPDRSRVVINKSSIVPSHGITLNIRRFRDKNFSLEELEKIGTLKKAERSKSRNSLNKEYEEIISILSEEHSYRQLDFIRDVVRAGATIIVSGGTHTGKTTLIRTLASIFQDLIPDENGPGDPESGLRIITIENGPELQLVKYYPGLEVVEMLERDTKYNPIGVEDIYPQVMRMDPDVILVGEIRFPVEAMYTLRAMRSGHANTMASIHTYDAESCCQELRTKVQAISNVSDKVINTEIVTAVDIIIQLGIVDRKIEITQVAELDLDPECNIVIKDIFKRDSDGKMIFNPISKKLAYRLIAKGRKNAGDVKRWLV, from the coding sequence ATGAGAATCAGTTCAGCTAAAGCTGTTGAACAAAAAGCATATGACACAGACAGCAGAAATCAACTAGATAAAACAACAAGTATTATCCAGTCAGTATTGACTGAAAATCACCAAAAATTGCTTAATGATGCTATTTACGGGGTAGGTGAATGTCAAAAACAAATCCGCAATGTAATAAAAGATATCATTCGGCATGAGAAACTGGATGTACCCGATATGAGTATCGATGAAATTGCCTGGGGCGTATATAAATTCATTATTGGGTATGATGTTATCCATGACCTTCTTCTTGATACGGAGATAACAGAAATATGCGTAAATGGTCCGTATCAAATTACTTATAAAAAGAATGGAATCAGGTATTTCGCAAAGGATATTAAGTTTACAGATCTGTCCCACCTTGAAAAAATAACAGAACGCATATTGCTCACCTGCCACTCAGAAGCCAACGAGGGCAGCCCTATGGTGGATAATGCTTGGCTTCCGGATCGAAGCAGGGTTGTAATCAATAAAAGCTCAATCGTCCCCAGCCATGGAATTACCTTAAATATCCGGAGATTCAGGGATAAAAACTTTTCCTTGGAAGAACTTGAAAAGATCGGGACGTTAAAAAAGGCTGAGAGGAGCAAATCACGCAACTCTCTTAATAAAGAGTATGAAGAGATCATAAGTATTCTGAGCGAAGAACATTCTTACCGGCAGCTTGATTTTATTCGGGATGTGGTAAGAGCGGGAGCTACTATCATAGTCAGCGGCGGGACTCACACCGGAAAAACAACTTTGATCCGTACCTTGGCCTCGATTTTCCAAGATCTTATTCCGGATGAAAACGGTCCTGGCGATCCCGAAAGCGGTTTGCGGATAATAACTATCGAAAACGGACCGGAGCTGCAGCTGGTTAAATACTACCCCGGCCTTGAGGTTGTTGAAATGCTGGAACGCGACACAAAATACAATCCTATAGGGGTAGAGGATATCTACCCGCAGGTTATGAGAATGGACCCGGATGTGATTTTGGTTGGCGAGATCCGTTTTCCGGTCGAGGCAATGTATACTTTGCGGGCCATGCGCTCCGGCCATGCAAATACAATGGCTTCAATTCATACCTATGATGCTGAATCATGCTGTCAGGAATTACGAACCAAGGTTCAAGCTATCTCCAATGTCAGTGACAAGGTAATTAACACTGAAATCGTCACGGCAGTAGATATTATTATCCAGTTAGGGATAGTGGATAGAAAAATTGAAATCACCCAAGTAGCTGAATTGGATTTGGATCCGGAGTGCAATATTGTCATTAAAGATATTTTTAAAAGAGACAGCGACGGGAAAATGATCTTTAACCCCATAAGCAAAAAACTTGCTTATCGTCTTATTGCCAAGGGCAGAAAAAATGCTGGTGATGTTAAGAGGTGGTTGGTATGA
- a CDS encoding type II secretion system F family protein, with protein sequence MILSEKIPNPIYQNPGAVIVSHNIFGIVIFMIVGFMIPWVLLNLIYHSMRRMLNKQALNTFNLILNNYIVRNNLEAATWDSIAAMPSQMRSLFSRIQSRVNNGEEFDTVIYKISILLKLQSFRDFYNVIVSSRMAGGNTEDLLYRLSDKIRSRKNRAQSIKEDLNPLISKAVAFTLVMILTYFGVSLVWPDSIALVKQSSIGHLYINAIIISILIEAALLLKFLSMED encoded by the coding sequence GTGATCCTTTCTGAAAAAATTCCGAATCCAATCTATCAGAATCCGGGGGCTGTAATCGTAAGCCATAATATTTTCGGGATTGTTATTTTTATGATTGTCGGCTTCATGATCCCGTGGGTATTGTTAAATTTAATCTATCACAGTATGCGAAGAATGCTGAATAAACAAGCCTTGAACACTTTCAATCTTATATTAAACAATTATATTGTGCGTAATAATCTTGAAGCTGCAACCTGGGATTCAATTGCTGCCATGCCTTCTCAAATGCGCTCTTTGTTTAGCCGAATCCAGTCCCGGGTCAATAATGGGGAAGAATTCGACACGGTTATATATAAAATATCGATACTTCTAAAACTGCAGTCTTTCAGGGATTTTTACAACGTTATCGTTTCTTCGAGAATGGCCGGGGGCAACACGGAAGATCTTTTATACAGGCTTTCAGACAAAATCAGATCAAGAAAAAACAGGGCCCAATCAATTAAAGAGGATCTTAATCCGCTAATCTCTAAAGCTGTGGCTTTTACGCTGGTAATGATTCTTACGTATTTCGGCGTAAGTCTTGTTTGGCCGGATTCAATCGCCCTGGTAAAACAATCCTCAATAGGACATCTTTATATCAATGCCATAATAATCTCCATTTTAATTGAGGCTGCTCTGTTACTGAAATTCTTATCAATGGAGGATTAA
- a CDS encoding SAF domain-containing protein yields MVFLRRVLFILGLVIALGSGIGLYFYMDYAKGLISVVYAATNITEDTVISAQQLKVKNVPRESVPSGVAASINQVVNKSLNWPLKEGDPVRLDKIEQNTKAEVENSRLIAFKTDYNGSIAGLAKYGQTVDLVLTLDPKQTGNLSLSGYIVTGLFIEATADSSGKILSSADIPNLNRSASVVSLSGSEQTTGIPTEIIAKVTSKQFLVIKQAETMGTISLGQRDKNAMDLYNINNVIENSQMNIGKDFIVSLLQLQK; encoded by the coding sequence GTGGTTTTTTTGAGAAGAGTATTATTTATTTTAGGTTTGGTTATCGCTTTAGGGAGCGGCATAGGCCTTTATTTTTATATGGATTATGCAAAAGGTTTGATTTCTGTGGTTTATGCCGCCACAAATATTACTGAAGATACCGTTATAAGCGCACAACAATTGAAAGTTAAAAATGTTCCAAGGGAAAGTGTGCCTTCAGGAGTTGCAGCAAGTATCAACCAGGTAGTAAATAAGTCTCTTAATTGGCCTTTAAAAGAAGGCGATCCGGTGCGGTTGGATAAGATAGAACAAAACACGAAGGCGGAGGTTGAGAATTCGCGATTAATTGCCTTCAAAACAGATTACAACGGATCCATTGCCGGTCTCGCCAAATACGGACAAACCGTCGATCTTGTTTTAACTCTTGACCCGAAACAAACAGGCAATTTATCGCTTTCAGGATATATTGTCACAGGTTTATTTATTGAAGCGACTGCTGATTCATCGGGAAAGATATTATCTTCTGCAGATATCCCGAATTTAAATAGATCAGCATCTGTTGTGAGTTTATCAGGCAGTGAGCAAACAACCGGTATCCCAACAGAAATAATAGCAAAGGTTACGTCTAAACAGTTTTTAGTAATAAAACAAGCCGAAACAATGGGAACTATTTCGTTGGGGCAGCGCGATAAGAATGCTATGGATCTATACAACATAAACAATGTTATCGAAAATTCACAGATGAATATTGGTAAAGATTTTATTGTTTCATTGCTTCAGCTTCAAAAGTAA